Proteins found in one candidate division KSB1 bacterium genomic segment:
- a CDS encoding ABC transporter permease → MLKNYLRIACRGLLKHKSYTAINVFGLTAGMAVSFLILFFVRDELSYDRYHRNAEQVYRLLTLSPSGGGSALQWTKESGRVIGDLPGAISGTRIVPSGGVVHYRNKRFNEDRFFFADSTIFEVFTFPLVMGNPKTALAKPNSVVITQEMAEKYFAAEDPIGKVLTLEDTLYFQVTGVLAHIPHNSHFKFDFLGSLMTVEKSVWSGLTYILLDKNTSPLEAEKRITDLFKKYDPRYTFDDGSRLHLQPLTQIHFNSHFEGEIEPNGEMRYIYIFSVVAIFVLLLACINFINLTTARSAQRAKEVGMRKVVGASRKQLIGQFIGESIILSLIALCFALVLVEFVLPTFNALVDKKLVLEYNDSLLLLLGIALFVGVVAGSYPAFFLSSFQPAQVLKGKFNSGLAGYAIRKGLVVAQFTISIILAIGTIVVYNQLEFIQKQRLGFNKEQVVVVVIREREVQRRYRTFRNTVLEHQNVLSAAASSSVPGRVGIKNVPQMLYKLPGKEDQNFVNTYFVDEAFLKTLEIGLVAGRNFSEAFPTDVTEAVLLNETAVQKFGWASAVAAVGQELEYWHRGDKERGFKKAMVIGVTKNFNYASLHSNIEPLILRLLNPQNHTFLNLPALRGVVTIRIGPNNVPDTMEYIASKWREFDPAHPFEYFFLDDSLNKLYQAEQRLAKIFSYFSALAIIIASLGMFGLATFTAVQRTKEIGMRKVLGASVLQIMLLLSKDFAKLVAAAFLIAVPVAYFMMYRWLQKFAYHVEISILTFFQIGLMALIIVLLTVSYHSIKIALTNPVNALRYE, encoded by the coding sequence ATGTTGAAAAATTATCTCAGGATCGCCTGTCGGGGCTTGTTAAAACATAAGAGCTATACTGCCATCAATGTTTTCGGACTCACTGCCGGCATGGCTGTAAGTTTTTTGATCTTGTTTTTCGTTCGGGATGAACTGAGCTATGACAGGTACCATAGGAACGCAGAACAAGTTTATCGGCTCCTCACGCTCTCGCCTAGCGGCGGGGGGAGTGCACTACAGTGGACCAAAGAAAGCGGGAGGGTAATTGGCGACCTTCCGGGTGCGATATCCGGCACCAGAATTGTACCCTCTGGCGGTGTTGTTCATTATCGCAACAAGCGTTTCAACGAGGACCGCTTTTTCTTTGCAGACTCGACCATTTTTGAAGTCTTTACCTTCCCATTGGTCATGGGTAACCCCAAAACTGCGCTTGCCAAACCCAATTCTGTCGTCATCACCCAAGAAATGGCCGAAAAGTATTTCGCTGCCGAGGATCCGATAGGCAAAGTGCTCACGCTTGAGGATACGCTTTATTTTCAGGTTACAGGTGTGCTTGCTCATATTCCTCATAACTCTCACTTTAAATTCGATTTTCTTGGTTCATTGATGACTGTTGAAAAAAGTGTGTGGTCCGGTCTTACTTATATACTTCTTGATAAAAACACCTCTCCACTTGAAGCCGAAAAAAGAATCACCGATCTCTTCAAAAAATATGATCCTCGCTACACCTTTGATGACGGTTCCAGATTGCATCTTCAACCTTTAACACAAATTCATTTTAATTCACACTTCGAAGGAGAAATAGAGCCGAATGGTGAGATGAGGTATATTTACATTTTTTCAGTCGTTGCCATTTTTGTGTTGCTTCTTGCCTGTATTAATTTTATAAATCTCACTACCGCCCGGTCGGCTCAGCGTGCCAAAGAAGTAGGAATGCGAAAAGTCGTTGGTGCAAGTCGTAAACAACTCATCGGGCAATTTATCGGAGAATCCATTATTTTATCGCTTATTGCACTTTGTTTTGCCCTCGTCTTGGTTGAATTTGTCTTGCCCACGTTCAATGCGTTGGTTGACAAAAAACTCGTGCTTGAATACAATGACAGCTTGCTTCTTTTGCTCGGTATAGCTCTGTTTGTGGGCGTTGTTGCAGGCAGTTATCCGGCGTTTTTTCTCTCGAGCTTTCAGCCGGCGCAGGTATTAAAAGGCAAATTCAACTCGGGATTAGCCGGTTATGCCATTCGAAAAGGTTTGGTCGTGGCTCAATTTACAATTTCAATCATTTTAGCGATTGGAACAATAGTGGTTTATAATCAACTGGAATTTATCCAAAAGCAAAGGTTGGGTTTCAACAAAGAGCAGGTCGTTGTAGTGGTCATAAGAGAAAGGGAAGTGCAACGAAGATATCGGACGTTTAGAAATACGGTCCTGGAACACCAGAACGTGCTCAGTGCTGCGGCCTCCTCTTCCGTACCGGGCAGAGTAGGAATAAAAAATGTGCCACAAATGCTGTACAAGTTACCGGGCAAAGAGGATCAAAATTTTGTTAATACCTATTTCGTGGATGAAGCATTTCTGAAGACCCTGGAGATTGGGCTTGTAGCGGGGAGAAATTTTTCAGAGGCTTTCCCAACGGATGTCACCGAAGCTGTACTTCTCAATGAAACGGCGGTTCAGAAATTTGGATGGGCTTCCGCTGTTGCGGCAGTTGGCCAAGAATTAGAGTACTGGCATCGGGGAGACAAAGAGCGAGGCTTTAAAAAAGCCATGGTGATAGGGGTAACAAAGAATTTTAATTATGCCTCCCTGCACAGCAATATCGAGCCGTTAATCCTTCGTCTGCTGAATCCCCAAAACCACACATTTTTGAACCTGCCTGCACTTCGCGGTGTTGTTACGATTAGAATCGGTCCTAATAACGTGCCCGATACAATGGAGTATATTGCGAGCAAATGGAGGGAGTTCGACCCCGCTCATCCTTTTGAATATTTCTTTTTAGATGACAGCCTCAATAAATTATATCAAGCCGAGCAAAGATTAGCAAAGATTTTTTCCTATTTTTCTGCCCTCGCGATCATCATTGCTAGTTTGGGTATGTTTGGGCTCGCCACTTTTACCGCCGTGCAGCGTACTAAGGAAATCGGCATGCGCAAGGTGCTGGGCGCTTCAGTATTACAAATCATGCTTCTCTTGTCAAAGGACTTCGCTAAACTGGTTGCCGCCGCATTCTTGATCGCCGTACCGGTCGCGTATTTCATGATGTATCGGTGGCTGCAAAAATTTGCTTACCATGTCGAAATCAGTATTTTGACATTTTTCCAAATCGGCTTAATGGCCCTGATAATCGTGCTTTTGACCGTAAGTTACCATTCAATTAAGATTGCGCTCACTAATCCGGTCAATGCTTTGCGATATGAATAA